The following are from one region of the Geoalkalibacter subterraneus genome:
- a CDS encoding SatD family protein: MKYAPRSVCINGDLVPIAGKKHQEDLTARLQDALAEANKRFGEQADLPLELHAGNEWRGLVRTLSAAFQVDFFLRQRLFPIRIATGIGAGEVSDGYIDDRNTIGGPAVIRARQGIERARRHRGGVFLATGIVPLDTGANTISMLLQTIFETWTRKQLEAYLAYRKHGTEALAAEKVGITQSALHQRLAAARAKTYELAGEQLLWFVDHFPAVEEDVDAGKGGKKGLIFPLS, from the coding sequence ATGAAGTACGCTCCCCGTTCAGTTTGTATCAATGGCGATCTTGTCCCGATCGCAGGCAAAAAGCACCAGGAGGATCTCACCGCGCGCCTGCAAGATGCGCTGGCCGAAGCCAACAAACGCTTTGGTGAGCAGGCAGATCTGCCGCTGGAACTACATGCCGGAAATGAATGGCGTGGCTTGGTTCGCACTCTTTCGGCTGCTTTTCAGGTCGATTTTTTTCTGCGGCAGCGCCTGTTCCCCATTAGAATCGCCACCGGCATCGGGGCGGGTGAAGTGTCCGATGGCTACATTGATGACCGTAATACGATCGGCGGGCCGGCGGTGATACGAGCGCGTCAGGGAATCGAGCGCGCCAGGCGTCACCGGGGTGGAGTTTTTCTCGCCACTGGAATTGTTCCTCTAGATACAGGTGCCAATACCATCTCCATGCTGCTGCAGACTATTTTCGAGACCTGGACACGCAAGCAGCTTGAGGCTTATCTTGCCTACCGCAAGCATGGAACCGAGGCGCTGGCCGCTGAAAAGGTCGGCATTACTCAGTCGGCTCTGCATCAGCGGCTGGCGGCAGCGCGGGCTAAAACCTATGAGTTGGCCGGGGAGCAGTTGCTCTGGTTTGTCGATCATTTTCCCGCCGTTGAAGAAGATGTGGACGCAGGGAAGGGGGGCAAAAAAGGGTTAATATTCCCCCTCTCTTAG
- a CDS encoding MBL fold metallo-hydrolase has product MRIFLALLVVLLVAVPASFAAPSSYRLEKLDEGIYAALVVPGGQASSNALVVECEEDVVVAGAHFTGGAIRDLTAQVAQATMKPVRSFVLTHHHGGYAYIDLDFPPGKDVLMSWQTWKDLEQEVREIEFPVMFFNEGLTMKRGGRTLILTNMEAGHSRGDTVVYLPEESILFTSDLFYNGSTGYLGDGHMQEWILALEFLERLKVEKIIPGYGNVGSTEDLVAYKKFLKAFLTEVLQMIEEGKSLEQIKKEFSLPRYETLPGFQQFLSANIERAYQDLHSHLREGEY; this is encoded by the coding sequence ATGCGTATATTCTTAGCTCTTCTCGTGGTCTTACTGGTGGCGGTTCCAGCTTCTTTCGCAGCCCCTTCGAGCTATCGACTTGAAAAGCTCGATGAGGGCATTTATGCAGCCTTGGTGGTGCCCGGGGGGCAGGCGTCATCCAACGCGTTGGTCGTGGAGTGCGAGGAAGATGTGGTGGTGGCGGGCGCGCATTTTACCGGCGGTGCAATCCGTGACCTGACAGCCCAGGTGGCTCAGGCCACCATGAAGCCGGTGCGCAGCTTTGTATTGACCCACCACCATGGCGGTTATGCCTATATCGATCTTGATTTTCCGCCGGGCAAAGATGTGCTCATGTCCTGGCAGACCTGGAAGGATTTGGAGCAGGAAGTTCGAGAGATCGAATTCCCAGTGATGTTTTTCAACGAGGGGCTGACCATGAAACGCGGCGGCCGCACTCTTATCCTGACCAATATGGAAGCCGGCCACAGTCGCGGGGATACGGTCGTCTATCTCCCGGAAGAGAGCATCCTGTTCACCAGCGATCTCTTCTACAACGGCTCGACCGGCTATCTTGGTGACGGCCACATGCAGGAATGGATTCTGGCTCTGGAATTTCTTGAGCGCCTTAAGGTTGAAAAAATCATACCCGGCTACGGCAACGTTGGATCCACCGAGGACCTGGTCGCGTACAAAAAATTTCTCAAAGCGTTTTTAACAGAGGTCCTGCAGATGATTGAGGAGGGTAAGTCCCTGGAGCAGATCAAGAAAGAATTCAGCCTCCCTCGCTATGAAACGCTTCCGGGGTTTCAGCAGTTTTTATCCGCCAACATTGAAAGAGCGTACCAAGATCTGCATTCTCATCTAAGAGAGGGGGAATATTAA
- a CDS encoding twin-arginine translocase TatA/TatE family subunit produces MFGLGTTELIIILVLVMVIFGAGKLPDIGNALGKGIRNFKKSVEHDDEIDITPKEGEENGGDKKKSDDAAGDKKE; encoded by the coding sequence ATGTTTGGATTGGGTACAACAGAGCTTATTATTATCCTGGTGCTGGTTATGGTCATTTTCGGAGCCGGCAAACTGCCGGATATCGGAAATGCCCTGGGCAAGGGGATACGCAATTTTAAAAAGTCAGTCGAGCATGACGATGAGATTGATATCACGCCAAAAGAAGGTGAAGAGAATGGCGGGGATAAAAAAAAGAGTGATGATGCCGCCGGCGACAAGAAAGAGTGA
- a CDS encoding DUF1573 domain-containing protein: MLQRSLLLTFLLIFTTASTAFTAQPRIEVDLSEYNFGSIEEGQKVTHVFRFSNTGDAPLNIERVRSSCGCTVPRLSAEVLAPGDVGEVEAVFDSRRFNGQVVKTIYLYTNDPLHDVVQLSLRGKVNRVIAAEPPRVDFGVMKSGEQRQTEVRLANNGSEAIELGDVTVSNPAVEAELQSDVIEPKSSVILNLSVVPDQEQGRLSGYVIIPTSHPSITEIRLPIFGTVSP, encoded by the coding sequence ATGTTGCAGCGATCACTTTTGTTGACTTTTTTACTTATTTTCACCACCGCTTCAACTGCTTTTACCGCTCAGCCCCGAATCGAGGTGGACTTGTCGGAGTATAATTTCGGCTCCATTGAGGAGGGGCAAAAGGTCACGCATGTCTTTCGTTTTTCCAATACCGGCGATGCCCCCCTCAATATTGAACGGGTTCGCTCGTCCTGCGGATGCACGGTGCCGCGCTTGTCGGCTGAGGTTCTGGCGCCGGGAGATGTCGGTGAGGTTGAGGCGGTTTTTGACAGCCGCAGGTTCAACGGACAGGTCGTAAAGACCATCTACCTCTATACGAATGATCCGCTGCATGATGTGGTGCAGTTGTCGTTGCGCGGAAAGGTCAACAGGGTTATTGCCGCTGAACCTCCCCGTGTCGATTTTGGCGTAATGAAGTCTGGGGAGCAGAGGCAAACGGAAGTGCGCCTCGCCAACAATGGCAGTGAGGCCATTGAACTTGGCGACGTGACAGTGAGCAATCCCGCAGTCGAAGCAGAGTTGCAAAGCGATGTTATTGAGCCGAAATCGAGTGTGATTTTGAATCTTTCGGTCGTTCCGGACCAGGAACAGGGGCGGTTGAGCGGATATGTCATAATCCCCACCAGCCACCCATCGATCACGGAAATCCGTTTGCCGATCTTTGGTACGGTTTCTCCCTGA
- a CDS encoding DEAD/DEAH box helicase has translation MELTLNPSGHLVMVETSDSDTSKYRYASIVRAFADSAPAGIIALAGGKAAPDWPVAWLYWRDFGARYLQQLCQNQSTAKRLEPSPNLDAATLAALHLSIPPMPGAEYCNPEVLAVIWRNLDTWTLASIARDPDGLAGFLHRHAPLWRQVGRVCFHLAENQHDSEFPFAFMATYIPRLGKNARAQHLPLSQALREHAGANNREALLCLMEPVYEAGNRCPWVKDLLESNDIYHPLAWTPEEAYPFLKEVQALEESGLVVRLPDWWKKRPRPKAQITVGSKVENTLSAQALLDFQVQLTLDGAPLTPEEVATLTASGEGLAMVRGQWVEVDGEKLREALEQWQKVKAEVGDDGLSFIEGMRLLAGVQRNLSGQDAMLEETGWAYVEAGDRLRELLAGLRDPARLEAVRDLPGLQTKLRPYQQTGLNWLWFLSELGLGACLADDMGLGKTIQVISLLLAQKGHGKKQAPSLLVLPASLLSNWKSELERFAPSLKTVCLHPSEMERRDLEQIAADPEPALACVDAVLTTYGMLQRQDWLQKPRWNLIVLDEAQAIKNSGTQQTKAVKTLSGKSRIALTGTPVENRLSDLWSLFDFICPGLLGSATRFKQFIACLEQHDPPSYAPLRALVQPYILRRLKTDKKVISDLPDKVEVAAWCGLSKFQARLYGQAVKDLAAALKEQQEGMKRRGLILSSLMRFKQICNHPDQVLGDGDFAEERSGKFARLRELVEEIATRQEKVLIFTQFREMTTPLATFLAQVYGRSGLVLHGGTPVAERKKLVDQFQRDEGPPFFVLSLKAGGTGLNLTAASHVIHFDRWWNPAVENQATDRAFRIGQKKNVVVHKFVCKGTVEEKIDALIATKANLATELLEGAETLLTEMNDEALLRLVTLDIEKTTI, from the coding sequence GTGGAACTGACTCTTAATCCCTCCGGCCATCTGGTGATGGTCGAAACCTCCGATTCCGATACATCGAAGTATCGTTATGCCAGTATTGTCCGTGCCTTCGCTGACTCTGCGCCGGCTGGGATCATAGCGCTGGCAGGGGGGAAAGCTGCGCCGGACTGGCCTGTTGCCTGGCTGTACTGGCGCGATTTCGGCGCCAGATATCTGCAGCAACTCTGTCAAAACCAGTCAACTGCCAAACGGCTTGAGCCGTCACCAAATCTTGACGCTGCAACTCTGGCCGCCCTCCATTTGAGTATTCCCCCTATGCCAGGTGCGGAATACTGTAACCCCGAGGTTCTTGCAGTGATCTGGCGCAACCTCGACACTTGGACGCTGGCATCGATTGCCCGCGATCCCGATGGTTTGGCCGGGTTTCTGCACCGCCATGCGCCTCTTTGGCGGCAGGTCGGCCGGGTCTGTTTCCATCTGGCTGAAAATCAGCACGACTCTGAATTTCCGTTTGCCTTCATGGCGACCTATATTCCCCGTCTCGGTAAAAACGCCCGCGCCCAGCACCTTCCCCTGAGCCAGGCTTTGCGCGAGCACGCCGGAGCCAATAACAGAGAGGCGCTGTTGTGCCTGATGGAACCGGTCTACGAAGCAGGTAATCGTTGCCCCTGGGTGAAGGATCTGCTGGAAAGCAATGATATTTACCATCCGCTGGCGTGGACGCCCGAGGAGGCTTATCCTTTTTTAAAAGAAGTTCAGGCTCTTGAAGAGAGCGGACTGGTTGTGCGGCTGCCTGATTGGTGGAAGAAGCGCCCCCGCCCCAAGGCCCAGATCACCGTCGGCTCAAAAGTCGAAAATACTCTCTCGGCTCAGGCTCTGCTTGATTTTCAGGTACAGCTGACCCTGGACGGCGCCCCGCTGACGCCGGAGGAAGTCGCCACTCTGACCGCCTCCGGGGAAGGGTTGGCCATGGTGCGCGGCCAGTGGGTCGAGGTGGATGGCGAAAAGCTCCGGGAAGCTCTCGAACAATGGCAAAAGGTAAAAGCCGAGGTCGGAGATGACGGACTTTCGTTTATCGAAGGGATGCGCTTGCTGGCGGGAGTTCAGCGGAATCTTTCCGGCCAGGACGCCATGCTGGAAGAAACGGGTTGGGCTTACGTGGAGGCCGGTGACCGGTTGCGCGAATTGCTGGCCGGGCTGAGGGATCCCGCCCGACTGGAAGCGGTTCGAGATCTTCCCGGCTTGCAGACGAAGCTGAGACCCTATCAACAGACCGGTTTGAACTGGCTTTGGTTTCTCTCGGAACTGGGACTCGGCGCCTGCCTGGCCGATGACATGGGCCTGGGCAAGACCATTCAGGTCATTTCCCTGTTGCTGGCTCAGAAGGGTCACGGGAAAAAGCAAGCTCCCAGCCTGCTGGTTCTGCCGGCCTCGCTCCTTTCCAACTGGAAGAGCGAGTTGGAGCGTTTTGCCCCATCCCTTAAGACTGTTTGTCTGCATCCGTCGGAAATGGAGCGCCGGGACCTGGAACAAATCGCCGCCGATCCCGAACCGGCCCTGGCTTGTGTCGATGCGGTGCTGACGACTTACGGTATGCTGCAACGTCAGGATTGGCTCCAGAAACCGAGGTGGAACCTGATTGTTCTGGATGAGGCACAGGCGATCAAAAATTCCGGCACGCAGCAGACCAAAGCAGTTAAGACTCTTTCGGGCAAGTCCCGGATCGCCTTGACCGGAACCCCCGTGGAAAATCGGCTTTCCGATCTCTGGTCGCTGTTCGATTTTATCTGTCCCGGCCTGCTGGGATCGGCGACCCGGTTCAAGCAGTTCATCGCCTGCCTGGAACAGCATGATCCCCCGTCTTATGCGCCTTTGCGCGCACTGGTGCAACCCTATATCCTGCGGCGTCTCAAGACCGATAAGAAAGTGATCAGTGATCTTCCCGACAAGGTCGAGGTGGCGGCATGGTGCGGTCTCAGCAAGTTCCAGGCTCGGCTTTACGGTCAGGCGGTGAAGGATCTGGCCGCTGCGCTTAAAGAGCAGCAGGAGGGGATGAAGCGTCGAGGCCTGATTCTTTCATCGCTGATGCGTTTCAAGCAGATCTGCAATCATCCCGATCAGGTTCTCGGTGACGGTGACTTTGCCGAAGAGCGCAGTGGCAAATTCGCAAGGCTGCGGGAACTTGTCGAAGAGATCGCGACGCGGCAGGAAAAGGTCTTGATCTTTACCCAGTTCCGGGAGATGACCACGCCGCTGGCGACGTTTCTAGCCCAGGTGTACGGTCGTTCAGGCCTGGTTCTGCATGGCGGGACCCCGGTGGCGGAGCGGAAAAAATTGGTCGATCAGTTCCAACGTGACGAGGGACCACCTTTTTTTGTACTATCCCTCAAGGCCGGCGGAACAGGTCTCAACCTGACGGCCGCCAGTCATGTCATTCATTTTGACCGCTGGTGGAATCCGGCGGTGGAGAATCAAGCGACCGACCGAGCGTTTCGGATCGGTCAAAAAAAGAATGTGGTGGTGCATAAATTCGTCTGCAAGGGAACGGTGGAAGAAAAGATCGATGCATTGATCGCAACCAAGGCCAACCTGGCGACCGAACTGCTGGAAGGCGCGGAAACGCTTCTGACCGAGATGAACGATGAAGCCTTGCTGCGTTTAGTGACCCTCGATATTGAAAAGACGACGATATGA
- a CDS encoding DUF3426 domain-containing protein, whose translation MIIQCEKCGTRFRLPDEKMRPEGIKARCARCKQIFFATPPPSQEPDDFGSFPQAGADGVTPGQSEISDSEREMIQEGLASDSETSRKMWDEPLGLEKTESEIEQKTDKLSTTPMDEEGAAFEQSLDREESWDLPVEKTPEDQSPQQAQKEESESSFEDGSFGEFSFGLSPEQEEEEFGELEQPEKNLEDEAFTFDPVDEKPEEKELEEPEQELLKEEAAAADEPMFSFEEAQTTTKSDGLLDEVAPTKDSPKPETAVEAEKEHFEAAAPQRKSPVASLMIFFLIVLIILTAVTGYLFWKQGPQAFERMLLELTGSKSQPVVSVGRIELNDYTASFMQNEQAGELFVIHGRARNLYEEPRSTIQIKGVIFNEAGKPVMQQTVFGGNALSEEQLTTLPYSKIEEAMTNQFGDHLSNLNVAPSDSIPFTIVFRNLPEGVAEFTVEVVDSRPATPTDTQK comes from the coding sequence ATGATCATTCAATGTGAAAAGTGCGGCACCCGTTTCCGCCTGCCGGACGAGAAAATGCGTCCGGAGGGGATCAAAGCGCGATGTGCACGTTGCAAGCAGATTTTTTTTGCTACTCCTCCCCCTTCCCAGGAGCCCGATGATTTCGGGTCTTTTCCTCAGGCCGGGGCCGACGGTGTTACACCGGGCCAATCCGAGATCAGCGATTCTGAAAGGGAGATGATACAGGAAGGCCTCGCCAGTGACTCCGAGACCTCGAGGAAAATGTGGGACGAACCTCTGGGACTGGAGAAAACAGAGTCAGAGATCGAGCAGAAAACGGACAAGCTATCCACCACGCCTATGGATGAAGAAGGGGCGGCATTTGAACAATCTCTCGACAGGGAAGAATCCTGGGATCTGCCGGTAGAAAAGACGCCCGAGGATCAGTCGCCGCAACAAGCCCAAAAAGAAGAGAGCGAGAGTTCTTTCGAGGATGGCAGCTTTGGTGAATTCAGTTTTGGTCTCTCTCCTGAACAGGAAGAAGAGGAATTCGGCGAACTTGAGCAGCCGGAAAAGAACCTGGAAGACGAAGCCTTCACGTTTGATCCGGTCGATGAGAAGCCTGAGGAAAAGGAGCTTGAGGAACCGGAGCAGGAACTTCTGAAAGAAGAGGCAGCTGCGGCCGACGAGCCCATGTTCAGCTTCGAGGAGGCCCAGACTACCACGAAAAGCGACGGCCTGCTTGATGAAGTTGCCCCGACCAAGGACAGTCCAAAGCCGGAGACGGCAGTGGAAGCAGAAAAAGAACACTTTGAGGCGGCAGCACCGCAACGCAAGAGTCCGGTGGCCTCATTGATGATCTTTTTCCTGATCGTCCTGATTATTCTGACCGCTGTAACCGGTTACCTTTTCTGGAAACAGGGGCCCCAGGCCTTTGAACGTATGCTTCTGGAGTTGACCGGCAGCAAATCCCAACCGGTTGTCTCGGTCGGTCGCATAGAACTCAACGACTACACCGCCTCTTTTATGCAGAATGAACAGGCGGGGGAATTGTTCGTCATCCACGGTCGCGCCCGCAATCTTTATGAAGAGCCGCGCTCGACGATTCAGATCAAAGGGGTCATTTTCAATGAGGCGGGAAAACCGGTCATGCAGCAAACGGTCTTCGGCGGCAATGCCCTGAGCGAAGAGCAGTTGACCACCCTGCCGTACAGCAAAATCGAAGAAGCCATGACCAACCAGTTCGGCGACCACCTCTCCAATCTCAATGTAGCGCCGAGCGACTCAATCCCCTTCACCATCGTATTCCGCAATCTGCCTGAAGGCGTAGCTGAATTCACCGTCGAAGTAGTCGATTCCAGGCCGGCCACACCAACAGACACGCAAAAGTAG
- a CDS encoding ferritin-like domain-containing protein: MAEKINLQEAVKRSVQTEKNAMDFYALGAKNMKNVEAKKTFELLAREERDHAKQFFDVYEGSDLPDFETFINSDPVKEGEWLTDMEKALISDFNERKAMELAMQKEQNLEKSLREMAAKIEDPQVKAVYEANAKSTHQHYQLIESEYARLMGMVHETDIDTYVRE, encoded by the coding sequence ATGGCGGAAAAAATCAATTTGCAAGAAGCGGTCAAACGCTCGGTCCAGACTGAAAAAAATGCGATGGATTTTTATGCTCTGGGCGCCAAGAACATGAAAAATGTTGAAGCGAAGAAGACATTCGAACTTTTGGCGCGAGAAGAACGCGATCACGCCAAGCAGTTTTTCGATGTCTATGAAGGCTCCGATCTGCCGGATTTTGAAACATTTATCAATTCCGATCCGGTCAAGGAAGGGGAATGGCTCACCGACATGGAGAAAGCCCTGATCTCGGATTTCAACGAGCGCAAGGCCATGGAGCTGGCGATGCAGAAAGAGCAGAATCTGGAAAAGAGTCTGCGTGAGATGGCAGCTAAAATTGAAGATCCTCAGGTCAAAGCGGTTTATGAGGCCAATGCCAAATCGACACATCAGCATTATCAACTGATCGAGTCGGAATATGCCCGCCTCATGGGGATGGTTCACGAAACCGACATCGACACCTACGTCCGCGAATAA
- the hpt gene encoding hypoxanthine phosphoribosyltransferase, giving the protein MSDARLELLYSRDRIAQEVNRLAQQIGRDYSERQVLLVVVLKGSLIFGADLLRALPIKASVDFVRLASYGSETHSSGIVEFRYHLETPIRDRDVIIVEDIVDSGYTLTSLYNKLLNQNPHTLRICTLIDKRARREVEIEADYVGITMEDGFIVGYGMDHDERYRQLPDIYLVKS; this is encoded by the coding sequence ATGAGCGACGCACGCCTTGAACTACTCTATTCCCGAGACCGCATAGCACAGGAAGTCAATCGACTCGCACAACAGATCGGCCGCGATTACAGTGAACGCCAAGTGCTGCTGGTTGTGGTGCTGAAAGGGTCCCTGATTTTCGGTGCGGATCTGCTGCGGGCACTTCCCATAAAAGCATCGGTGGATTTTGTTCGCCTGGCCAGCTACGGCTCCGAAACCCATAGTTCCGGGATTGTTGAATTTCGCTACCATCTCGAAACTCCCATCCGTGACCGGGATGTCATTATTGTTGAGGACATCGTCGACAGCGGCTATACTCTGACATCACTCTATAACAAGTTACTCAACCAGAATCCGCACACGTTGCGAATCTGTACCCTGATCGACAAACGAGCCCGGCGTGAAGTCGAGATCGAAGCCGATTACGTTGGCATCACCATGGAGGACGGTTTTATTGTCGGTTACGGAATGGACCACGACGAAAGATACCGTCAATTACCGGATATTTACCTGGTGAAATCCTGA